From the Asterias amurensis chromosome 1, ASM3211899v1 genome, the window ctgaaagattcgcgGAAATCTCTGTTTACGCCATCGCTCATGTTATACATGGTGGATAGCCGCTTTGTTACAGCGTTggtgtataacaaagcaaactcccacacatgacgtcattgtatTACTATTTTGACGCCCGCAGTCAacagcagaagtgtttttagttaaTCAAAAActtgaggttggggcctgattttttagtcgataaaaaaaaaaaacatttacatggTAAACAAACTAGTTATAAACTAATTCCCGTCAAAAACAAATTCGTCCAAGTAGTTGTTTGCTCCTCTACTCAATACGGAAAGGAACATTTTTATATCCGGGGATAACCCCAGCCCCACTCACAAAATTATCATGCGATGCCGGAAGTccagactggtcccctgtcagAACAACAATATGGTTTTGATTatattttatcaaaaaaataaaagatttctCAAGATATGCAGGTGTTTTCGTGTATGATTGATAAAGAAATAGGAAGCCTAAACGTTTTACCTCATTCATTTAGCCTATTTAGTTACAGATGTTACATACATTCAGACGAATTTTGTTGACTTTGTGAAAAATGGGATGAACATATTTTAAGTGTCCGTGATAAGTTTTGTTTGAATGGGTGATCGAAAGACTATGTGTAAGAAAGTGTCCACCATACAACTACACGCTCGTTGAAATCCAACTGGCCTCTCGTAGCCACCGTACTTTGTAGACTATACGATTGCAACAAAGGGGAATCCCCACTTTGCGCAAGCGTTTACTCATTAGGGATTTCCCATGCTGAGAAACCAATAACAGCGTACTTTTACCATGGACTACCACAGACCACTCTGGATGTACAGATACACACAGTATACCTATAGTGACAACTGGAGCAAGACAGAGCTAAACTAGTCAGGAGAGATAACGGTGAGTAGTTTATAATATTGTAGACTTATTTAGCGccagtatacatgtaccaataaGGTGCTAGGTACTTGCACATAGTGAGACATTTTATAAATTTAAAGACAGATTTTGGAGTTTAAATGCTCTATATATGAGATCTgtttatttagcaccttataaggggtTTACAAGATACTGTGGTGCACTTGGCAGCCATTTCCAGAAATtcctgggcgaaccccttctctcaACGATAAGTGTAATACGTACATTACTCAACGCACGGAACGTACACAGTTTTTCTATCCGAAGGACTaggcaataatggttaagtattttgcttagggacacaagtgtcatgactgggacttgaacccacactctgctcacTGCACCACCAGTACAAGTAACacagcttgagtccggtgcgcTTGACCGTtcagccacgacacgccaaAATGAATTACATTACAATAGCCTTAGTAACAGCCTGAAACTTTTATAAAGGACTTTATGTTGATTTAAGGAGGTTGACAAGCCCTCTCACAGCagaattggggaggtagtgctttctgctcaagcctacatccgtatggactgtaaaaggggtaaccatgtttcagccctagctaggagtaggtggcaacggcctctggcaaaaataattgtagcccacaccttgaagtggccttcaggcttcaggccttgtgtgtctggcgaattacatataaaaataaaaaataaataaaaaatatataaaaaaagtacTGTTTTGTACAATTAGTTGCATTATTTGTAACTTAAGATTGGGGCTGTTAAAggcattggtaattactcaaaataattattagcataaaaccttacttggtaaccagtaatggggagaggttgataatataaaacattgtgagaaacgactccctctgaagtgacgtagttttcgagaaagaagtttccacgaatttgattttgagacttcataattagattctgaggtctcgaaatcaagcatctgaaagcacacaacttcgtctgacaaggttttttttctttcatagttatctcgcaacttcgacgaccaattgagttcaaactttcataggtttgtttttttgtgcataatgttgagatacacccagtgagaagactggtctctgacaactaccaaaggtgttcaatgtctttaagtGATATAGAGttataaacaataatttgtagatggttttgatttttttttatcacacgTAATTAATGGAAAATTCAAAAGCAGTGTACGGTCACCCTGCATGTTAGACTAATTTCATAACTCGAATTGAACAATTAGTTTATCAGAGAATTATACATCGTTCGCGCCTTCAGTAGTTCATAAAAAGTAAAGAGgttctaaaacaaataagaatgtTGCCTATTGGACCTTGATAACCGAGGGAATGGGGTATTCATTCAGACCTGCTGTTTTTGATGTTGATTTTTCTGACAGTATTGAATCCATCCTTGAGGCAGACTTAAAGACTGAAACTCATGGCGAGCAGAAGAAGCTACTCGTCTGGTTCAGGCGAAGATGATCAGGTCGGGGCCCTCGCTGGGTGTCTTTCCAAACTACAAATGTAAGTCATTCGCTCAATACAAACTATACTCAATATTCACCTGTATaaagccctgggcccaatttcattaagcatcagcacaaaaagttgcttaaccagccaaaatatcacgttacatgtacaatttattactggtatcctgctcattttatAAAGCATAAACACAAAAACTCGCTAATCACACAATACTATTGCTTttcagaaacaggttaccagcccaaatttcATTAATGGTGCATTGTTGTGGTTCCCGACTGGTTCCCCCGATAAGCTCACCTGGTATCCACTTCCCGCCTTTATATCCATTCCACCCAGGTACATTCTTCCAGACCCGTTTTCCGTCCAGATAGAGCTGATAGTATAAAGGGAGGTTTCGCACGCAACGGGTACGCATACACATACGTCTAGCTTTTCCTAACCTACTTACGTGTAGCAAGCAGGATATCAGTGTCGTCTGTACGTATAGCGAATAGCGAGTAGCGTATGACGTCATAGTGAGGACGTATTCTTCACACTAACCGTATCCGTTCGAAACCTCCTTAATATAAAGTTATTGAAGCGGTTAGGATTAATAGCTTACTGAGCCATCTCCCTTACCATACCTCCATGGGAattacaccagggcccaatatcatggctctgcttaccgcggaattctgcgcttatatACGTATCATATAATTGTTTGCTACATAGGTTCCGTAAGCGCATaattctgtggtaagcagagccatgaaattgggccctggttgctGACCCGGTTGTTAAGATGAAAGGTGAGATACCAGGGGCGTTTTTTTACCGAGGGAAAAAGGATCAAACGCCTTACCCTAACCATGGCGGAAGGAAGAGACCCTTTatacagacagacagacggacggacggacggacggacggacggacggacggacagacagacagacagcgAAGACGAAACAAGGACAAAACAGACAAAACGAACAATGGCATTACAAAATGctgacaacaaaatacaaagtatAAAATACCAGTCTAACTGAAGACGACAAAAGTAAATAGATAAGTAGAGAATAAGCTATGTTAATACAGAGTGATGAGAGAGGAGGACTTTTTATAGAGTAATATATCCTCATCATGAGCTTGCGTGTTCTTTGTAGGAAATCTAGTTCCAGCAAAGACTCCGAGAGTCAGGAAGCACCGGTACCCTCAGTCCCGGCCTTCGAGGATCCGGAGCGTTCAACCCGGCTTCATGCGGACGCCAAAGCAGCCTATGAAGAGGATGGACTCTTCTTCGATCCGTCCGATTACCCCGAGGAGGAACGCCTGGAGTTGCTCCAGAAGTTTTTCGTAACTAGTGCCCCATCAAAAACTAAACGGTGaggagatgtacatgtaggacctATATAGACcgttatcacgctgtcaccatctaaGTCTTGTTTCCACTGTAACGAATGCTAACAtacattgcgcaaacatggcaccagactaatatttcgtccagcctcagttcggttacaaagggtgcgttcgtttagcttccctgggtcgaccccggtgtgtgtcgtttttttccccaggacgaacgtgggtaattatctgcacacgttcctcctgaaaaaaacccccaccacacatcggggtcgacctagccttgtccaaggctctttacgcaagcaccggcccgctctgacttcacgaaatgcatatatactataccgcacggcacacaacagtacttgataccgcggggtcgaagcatggcttttgaggtatcaacgaggttacaaaaCGGTGCTTgtgtaaagagccttggacacgGCTAGGGTCGACcgagggaagctaaacgaacgcacccaaagattTTGAATGGAGTAAAACTCAAGAAGgccacaccatgataaaggcCTATTATACACAGGTACCCTAAAGACGGGTACTTGCTTTTTAGAACCcgcgatttcattggatacaatgatgtcattggataaacgtgcattGACTTAATCTGTctgtatctgtgttttgattggtccgaggtgacgtttgtCAGCTGCGCTTTCGGTCGTCTTCATTTGAATGTatgtgaaaggtgaagatggacggggattgacctgTAGGcttgaggccactctctggcgttattcacgagcctcgaaatgtgacgtcagatattcaGACTAGGCCTACTGTAACCATGCCTGTAAAGGCAGAAAGTGCAGTCACCCCAACACATAATCTTTTCTCATATACAGAAGTTCCCGATAGGGTGGAGAGGGTAAACCTCACCCCAATGTTTCCATACTTAACATAATAATTTTCTCTTGTACAGAAGTATCCACCCCCCTAAAATCCTCTAAATTATTTCTGGGATTCCAAGCACAGACGACACAATAGAGGATGGGCTTACGGAAGGTCCATTGTGAGGTATTTTACACAATGGAACAATGGACCCAACAGTGGAGTCCTTTGGATATAGGAATGATCAAACAACAAAACAGGAAAGACCAGTAACCCGATTCTAaggttgtgtgtgtgttttaacaCTACATTGAATGAAGGGCGGACCTGAGAgaaaaagaggtccacataaatgtagggacttgaaacactgttCAAACAGTGTTTTTTGACACTGTAGGAGAATAATTCTCCttattaaggcactggacactatttgtaattactcaacataattacgtaagcataaaaacttagttggtagagcaatcgagagctgttggtagtataaaacattgtgagaaacggctccctctgaagttaagtagtttttgagaagtgggTAGGCCATTACGAAAACATAGTCCTGCAAGGATAATTGAATGATTTCAGTTTTAGTTAagtcctttaatattttgtccacaaaaacaatgcaatttatagaatactagcgggatgccgcgcttcgcgcggcaccccgctaggatataaaaatcctttacacaaatatttcgcacgtccgccacGACTTGCAGTGactgcgcccacctcgttttgggttagacgacgtaccttatgcatctagaaactataaggctcccccgtgatccttataggggtctaatatgttgggcctccctaacgttacacgtttttcaaatcagcgtgaaactgaccgttagccagcaataactaaagtttcttttgtaccacactaccaaaactttctccacacactcaatatacattcataatgcttgcatttccttgttaaaaaacatcgtcaaaaatgacatttttacgtcccacgatacatagcgttgctacagcactataagtaaagcgggtttttggaacatgctgtgtgccacaaatctaatttatctactgttatttttgttgtttttttttcggggggggcgggggcggtaagagcgtaggcctctttttagtttattctcatcttaattggtcttgtaaactttctggttaataggctgcatgtataacgggagcacttaacgtgaacgtcaaaaaagtgttttgcaggcagagatgccaagtccagaggccagctatgtgtgagatttttcaaagctcaacccccatccccccggaaaaaaaattgccagtttaagaaggcctttttaaatcgccgcccaaccttttttttttttttttttcttttttataaataaataaaaaaaaatgtgaaatttaattgtggacaaaaggtgtttcaaaatgcatcaaaaacctcctcagaataattaaaactcacttgaggtacacaggagatgttgatggttaatgtggaggttcgattgtgtcagattatttccttccaaacttgaaaaaaaacagactaaaaatgatgtccaaaatcaatcgctcacttcttctgcctgttgtgtcttcgctagtggagcgcatttcaacgaatttgctaaaagagtCGGAAcgaacttgtgcgcaataaacgttttgcgctctgccgaatttgagctgaacctactggatgagcaaaagcgtgcgcaatctgcaaatttgcgctctgtttgtacaaatttttgtacaaaaaaatgtcgttaatttttttccccgatctcgccccaataatggttgatgtgcgtgtgagcgtgagcggagcccaaatgcgtgagtctcacgcctagtgcgtgagacttggctggtctggttttgttttattgtcactttgggcttctTGCaactcgcgaaatttgaacgacaaacgacacaatttctgaccgcgttcatgttcacgctgctctaggaacaaacctccattcatcccatatctctggaaccctatatcgtacaaactaaataaaaaacgataaactcgtccccactccttaattttctctaacttatttcactttcagaaagcatgtcaagtcattttgttacgtccagtttgggtcaatagacaaactcctaaaaatgtaccccattcagccgcacaaggtctcttttgttaatatatatctccatcagtaaccaacccgacgggccgatggctaaattaggcttcaaaatggatttggcaaaatgtacattctgagacctgaccgacacactgctctaaccaattttgtgaatggacttattcaaaaggaaacttaatgtcgttttgcttaacaactttgaccaaatgcaaagcaaagttctttttttacagcttcaaaacagcctttgacgtacgtgtatagtTTCACCAtcgagtaaggaatggtttcacaattctaccgccatggttaaactctgaaactgcaacattatacctccatgaacagaccgtattctaaaacggtattcatgtacgcatttgagtttactggcaaaaggtccaaggtcgccacccgctgtcaacctaaagtggtcccacggcgaccttcttcaccaagcaacaggtggcctgtctcaaaccagacaacacaccactcacaatacactgaccagaatggctctttgtgtaaggccccccaccccaaaatgttattaattgtaaagttcccttagacaccttccaacctatagccggccctacccaacgtttccaaattattaagcttccgtttgatccaatccttgtccatcatgataattctcatgccgtttggaagtgaatgttttttttaaaaatattctcCATtaaatcttttcaacaaatgagtcacccgcagaaggatttctaggaagtctgacaacaacgtcgaccagtggttgacacatggtcgcctgcgaaacaccaatctacggtacttgatccattcaatgcaaattcgtgagattggtttcggttttgtcctggcacccagcctcttcgaccctttcgaccctgcgcggcaatgaatgaaccaatccggagaaccatgcttagtacaacacgaaagtaacctgaccaaaaagggcggatcgaatggtgggtgggcgggcaaggggcaatgaatgaaccaatccggagcaccatctgcgaaacactgtccaatgagtcgcctgtcagaaagatttctaggaagtctggtaacaacatcgaccagtggttgacgcacggtcgccgcccaaacttcctccaatcacatgacttgtaagtgcgagtttggatccgggttttgcagacttgcaacccgacgtctgaaaccacacaaacgtattgaattccacacgcACAACCGTGTTtcattccacaaggatgccataccactggaccttctaattttcaatccaagatggcgcaggttacgcttttaatagtatagattagcAAACATTCAGTCACCTTACAAAGGTTAGATGGCAATACCAACAggtaaaatttaaattaattagACGATTACATGGTAAACAATAACATGAATATGGATGGAGGCCCTCAAAAAGCATTGCATGTCGTTGTAATGGTGTTGTTGTTATAACGGTATTGTCGTTATAACGGTGTTGTCGTAATAACAGTGTTGTCGTCATAACGGGTTGTCGTTATAACGGGATTCTCTTTATAACGAACATTTCCCTTAGGTCTGATGGAATTGGTTGGATTACAGTACGATCTCCAAGCTTTGTAGATGAAGGACTGGGTGATGATACAGAAGGACTCCAGGCTGCATGGGAAGAATTGACTGACTCATCTGATACAATCGACTTCCAAACTGTCAAGAAACTGGCTCTAAAATATAGGTAGGATCTTCATAGACCAATCCAGGCGAGCAAGTGCTGGGCGCCGTCATGGGTGCAGCGCGCCACTGCCGCGGTGTACTTGTGCCTAATTGTGTGCACAAAAACACGAGAAAATCGTTTCCCTTTTCACCTCACATGGAACTTTTAATGTCTTCCTCGACAATCTATGCGATTCTTCTTGATGATAGCATTTCAtgcgtgcacgtttcatcaaagatggcggtcaatgacgtcatgttcaATCAATTTATTACTCACGGAGTGATTTCCATTCACAAAGAAGTACCTATGGATTCTTCCCGCAGTTGTGATTTAACAAAGTGCTCAACTCTTCATTTTTTGGTATGAGTTCCACTGTGTAATGGCAATGTGAAGATTGAAACTGATTTTGTTTAGGTGTTTCAGACGGTTGTGATTTGTTGAAAACCAAATAACCTGAGTCAATCTGTGTTTTAATATAAGGTGCCTGAGCGGTATTTGGCTTCTGTTTTTCACCACCGGGACAAGAATCGACGAGGCATGGGAAAAAATCGCCACGGCCACGGTGAAAGACAAGCTGGGCACGCACGCCAAAGTGACGCCGTTGGAAGATGAGGGTGAAGGCAAGGAACTCCATGGGCTACAGCACGCCGTGAGTGTCTACACTAGAGACTTCACTGATAAGGCTGATGTGATGAAGATGGAAGGAAAACTACGTGATCTTGGTATGCGGGATAGGATGACTTACAAGCCAAGGTTCTACTCAATCATTGGTGTGTATGCACAGAATAAATGGAAACTGCGACCGGGTATCTACACGTCGCACTGGGATGAAGTGAACAATGAAGCGTCTGTAAGAGATACCACCATCAGCTACCAGACAAAGAAAGCTTATAGATATTAGTGAAGAAACAAAGCATGCACAgcagttgttttttaaaggcactggacactttgagcaattacaataa encodes:
- the LOC139944106 gene encoding UPF0696 protein C11orf68 homolog; its protein translation is MASRRSYSSGSGEDDQVGALAGCLSKLQMKSSSSKDSESQEAPVPSVPAFEDPERSTRLHADAKAAYEEDGLFFDPSDYPEEERLELLQKFFVTSAPSKTKRSDGIGWITVRSPSFVDEGLGDDTEGLQAAWEELTDSSDTIDFQTVKKLALKYRCLSGIWLLFFTTGTRIDEAWEKIATATVKDKLGTHAKVTPLEDEGEGKELHGLQHAVSVYTRDFTDKADVMKMEGKLRDLGMRDRMTYKPRFYSIIGVYAQNKWKLRPGIYTSHWDEVNNEASVRDTTISYQTKKAYRY